The following DNA comes from Erigeron canadensis isolate Cc75 chromosome 3, C_canadensis_v1, whole genome shotgun sequence.
AAAGTTCGAACTTAATTTTTggaaacataaacataattcttcaaaaataaaaaatgtaaatattattTGACAGGTTGGGTTTTAGGTATCTTTATGTaacaaaactcttttttttcacAGGATCAAGTGCCAATTGGTTCGGTAGATGTCCGTGCGGTGTTCAGCAGTGGTAGTGGACGTATTGCTGGATGCATGGTGACTGAGGGAAAAGTAACAAAAGGTTGTGGAGTTCGGGTTCTAAGGAAAGGCAAGCCAGTTTTTGTTGGCGTTATTGATTCGTTAAGACGCATCAAGGAGGATGTCAAAGAGGTATGATACATTATGTGTGAGGCTTAACATATTAAAGAGCACTTTGTGTGATTTTCAACCCGTTtgaccagttttttttttttttttatctataaatataattttgtataaagTATAGTACCATTACATCTAAAACATAATGTCAATCAACCCACAAGTAAAGTCAAAATTGTTGAAATTGCCAAGTCTAGTTAGTAACATACATGAACTTCACGTAGAATAATCGTGGTCAATTAGAATTCAACACAACATCTACATAGCAGTTCTAAACAACCGCTAGgtgtcataactcataagtaGCAGTTGGAAACTGACTTTTTGCACTTACAAGTCAAATATGAACTCTTGTTTCCTGAACAGGTGAATGCAGGATTAGAGTGTGGAATTGGAGTTGATGACTTCAATGAATGGGAGGAAGGTGATGTAATTGAAGCTTTCAATTCTATTCAAAAAAGGCGAACACTTGAAGAGGCATCGAGTACTATGACAGCAGCATTTAAAGAAGCTGGAATTGAGATATAATAAACTTAAAGTCGAATCTTCATTTTCTCATACTTCTAAATGACAAAAGGCACGTACAAGATACACTTCGATCCAACATTTTACAACTCCCCCCTAAGGCGCTCACAGAAAAGGTTCACTTAGTTTGTCTATCATCGCTACTACGTTGTACATAAAAATAGAATTGAGCTTGTAAAGAGGGACAAAGTCGACAAACATAGTTGAAAGGCTCGAGTCTGTGGTGACAATGATGACTGTTTGTAATAGTAGCAGAAAACTGTGACGGGGAAGCTAGGAAAATATTGTTATACCTGGAAGTTGGTGCGTCATGTTCATTATAGGTCATCTTTTTGCTCTTCTTGTATTGCTCTTTTTTGTCGCTCAATGGATGTGGAAACCTTATTCTTTGCCGGTGAATACATTTACATTCTATATGCGAAAGGtatataattaacaaagtaTTTCATTTTTGTATGCATCATTAGCATGTTATTTAACACTATGATTTGTAACAATAACCATCGAGTCTTTTCAACATGTATCTGACTTGACTGGGTATGTTATAATAGTGAGTTTTCTGTTTTCACGGAAAATGTTTTTGGAAGAACCACGTttgaatatgttttttattttccattttttcctTGGAAAATGCTTCTACAAACACTCCTAATTCCACACTGTATTTAGTTGTGGAAAACTCTCTGTAATTTAGAAAACTTTTCCaagaaatatgaaaaatgaaaaatagaaatCAGAAAACACCATTTTCTCTTATAGTATAACATGAAATTAGAAAACAATCTTCTTTCCTCTTTCGTTTCTGTTTTCAACTTAACCATGTTGTTATAACACTCGAATTTTTAGCAACTATCAGGTCAGGTCTTTTAACTTATAAGTGAGTTGATTCaggttatatgtattttttttaacagcttaAACAGGGGAAAAAGCAGCCACAATAAACGTATCAAAAAGGTTGAATATGtcagaagttggaataaacctCTTTAATCAgttataaaagtaaattatgtTTAAGATGTTGGTAATCTTATGACACAATGATGTtccttatattttcatattactGGAAAAGATGACCCAACACAACCATTACACAGGCTATCCTTACACAGGATTTGCCTGTTATCACCTGAACACATATTGACCTTTTACCCAACCTGCTGACCCAAACTACCTCATGTGAAGATCGATGTCACCGGCATATACTTGATTACTTTGAGAGAGTCTCATAAAACTTGAGTGAATACAAAGGACAAACAATGAGGGTACATAATCTGCTTATAACTATTACATCTGCTACCATCATAATCATCCAAATTACATTGCAACTGTTCGATTCTATACATAGTTGTAGACACATTCACACATTTCTACACTAGATTGATCTCATTTGAATCTGGTTGGTGCACAAAAGATGGTCAGTTGGATTTTGACAGGTTCTTCCACCTGGAAAAACAGCCCAAAAGATTTTAGTTTTTCCTACATATCGAGCGTGTCATGATTGGTATCTGCCTATCTGGAATAGGTGACAATTTAGCAAATGAAGCGTACCAGTGAGCTATTAATGATCCCCATTGCTTGTGACCTAAACTGAAATCTTTAGCAGGAAGCTTTAAAGTAACCTTATCTCTCGTTTTAGTAACAAATTTAACAGATTCTGATAGCTGATTTAGCAGATTAATTAAAGCGATCACTTCATTTCTTTGTAACTGCAACTGTAATAACAATAGAGCGAACATATATTAGCGTTTATAACTAAAGAAACTACATCGGGACAAACTTGAGTGAATGATAGAGACTTACATGTGAGTCAGGGGTTCCCTGACTATCGACAGAAAAGAGAATTTTTAATGCAGTCCCAAGGCCAAGAACCTGAAGTTTTCCCCAAAGACGACACTTCTCACACCCTACACAGTCCATGAGTGCACTGCACAAGTTTCAGTTCTTTACATgatgaaaacagaaaacatacatataactagaggtggcaaaatgggtgggtggacAGGTTGAGATATAAAAAAAGTGATATTCTGTAGGGGTCACGTTGAATTGACCCAAAACATTTGTccaaatttttttcatttcGCAAATAAGTAGCGCTACACCTGGGAGGTTTTAAGAAACTAGAATACGCATTGGACATCTTTCAATCCTTGCGACAGGTGTCATGTCAAATCTAATTATGAGTTCCCTCATTTGACCTGTTAGAGATGAGACACTTCAACCAACCCTTTCTTAAATAAATGGGTCGAGTTTTCCACGTTTACATACAATAGTAACGGGATAATCAACAATAAATACATAGGCCTAACAAGCTATATATACAGAATTCGAGATGAAACCTGATGTTTCGAAATTGATTCTGGATCTGTTGCCTGAGTTTGGGTCCACCTTGGCCTTGCcacagttcagcctcatcaaaTGGAAGAGCACACGCAACTTGCAAACTGGAATCGTGAACCAGTTGTCGAATTAAGGATTGGGCTTTCAAATCCTCCACATGGTTACCAGAGTCATACTCTGCCTGATCCAAGTAAGCAGCTGCCTATTACCGAGACGTCAATATTAACAACATTCTCAAGTGAGTTAATATGTTCAAGTCCTTAAAAAAGATGTCAAAGCAATCACCTTCATCACGGCTCTGAgtacaaaaagaaaagtgaaGTACAAGTTTTCCACGCGATCATGATGTTTCAAGACACGGTCATTCATCAATTCAATATTTGGACCCCACTGtaatttattcaaaaagatGGTTACCTACCAGTAAATTCCTTGTACTGCATTATATGTAGATTGAAATAGCTAATATGTGACATCACATATCAAGAACCTGATAGGTGGTCTCatcaagtaaataatccttAGCTATGTGGGTTGAAATTGAGGAGTGTAAACCAGAGATTAACTTGAATAATACTTTCTTCTCCGGGCAAACCTCTCCATATGCATCTGCGATACAAAAATAAAACGATCATGAAGTTCATTGCATATCACCACATAGGCACATAGTAAATAGACATGCAATATTTTTACATCTTGGACAATTTTCTGAGTATATAGCATCCCATATTCTTCTTGCTGATGGCCCCGTGTAACCTGTGTAACGTTCGACGTTCAATTGCAGATTTACATATGTCATTTCTCCTGCATATTTTCATAGCACCAGTTAATGTTgtcaataaaaacaaataaatgcaGGCATGCATCATATATCACAGTTAATATGGGGTTTTAGCATTACCATTATCAGTTTCATCGTCATGAGTCCACGGATTATCTATTTCTGCCCATCCTCTAAACCACTTAGCCTCTAGAGTTCGATCAACGGTAGCCTCTGGCTTTCCCTCTTGACATGTGGGGTCATCTCGTGGTAGAATATGCAGCGATGGATTCTTAAACGATTCTGGGAACTCATGTTCTGGACACTCACATACACTGCAGTCACGTAGGCGACACATACCATCATCAGGCCAAAAGGGGCAATCACACCATAACTTAACCTGTCAAAGGTACacataaatcaaaattatacataataatgtaaaaaaagATTTAGAGCTTTACGAAAAAAGTATAGGCCGGCCAAACAAAACCAACTACTTTTACAGGTTCTACATACTTGCTAAAGAATTAGGTAAATATGAAAATATCATAttaaaccaactgggttggatcaagtggttaaaGCCCTTGCCTCTAGAAACAGAGGTCAAGAGTTTGATCCGCagaaggctggaggtccttttctatttTTGGTTGAACCTGGAAGTAGTTtgtctacctttggtaggggtaaggctgtctacatctcaacctccccctACACTGTCGAAGATGATACTGGGACCCAAaaccgtggaagacggcattggaaGTTCctttaattttatgaaaatatcaGATCAAACTAGACCTTGAAATAACGGAAGAAGGGAGTCTTAACAAGCGTCTGCAACAGGGGATGTAAAACTGCTTTAATAACATCATCAACGCTCTTATAATCACAACAGCATTCCTCAACAATCCCTGCTTTTTCACAAGTATCCTgctcaataaataaaaataaaccaaGCTAAATTAGTAAACTTCATTACATTTCTTATAGCTTGTCAAGTAGATCTTAAGTAGTACGTATATTGCTTGCATTTTGGCTCAAATTTGCACTATACATTGTATACAATAACATTGCATTTCAATTAGCACTTAATTTTTGAATTAAGTTATaccatatattttgtttaaagtcAAGTATTTCAAAATTCATCAAGCATACATTTTGAACCTTTACCACCTCTTACATGAGAGTGTACCTAATCACATGGTATAACTTTACCACATTTCAatctgcatttttttttttctcattttgaaCCTTTACCACCTTTTACATGAGAGTGTACCTAATCACATGCATTATcacataacttatatatatatatatacatataatacaatatatcaatagatatagatatatgtaaatgtaaatgtagAGAAAGAGGAATTAATCTAGAAGATGATAACCTGAGAAGTGCAGAGGTGGGAGGTGgttttataaaagttgagaGAATGCCAACGTAACAAAGGATTAAAATATATTGCAATTAAAATTACGATCACACTTCCAAACCACCTCTTTTTATTGTTCATCCATTTTTTATTATCTCcgtaattattaaaattaccGTGGTTTGATTTACTgtcaaccaccatcaccatcaccattctcttctttattaatttatggaatctatctatctataaaccCTCGgctcatatatattttgaacaaCTAGCAAATTAATGATCGtctatatatgtagatattttTACAAATGATTTATTGTTCAtagataaatatttatttattttttttgtaaagattAAGGTTTTTTATTAGGGGAGATATGATGCCGCctgaaatttattaaatatacttTCTTCTATAAAAAGGGTCTTTTAAAAAGCTTATAAgacaaatatttaaattatttgcataaataataataattttacattttaaatttagaaattaaatatataaattatatctaccaatatactaaaagaggattgtgtatttttttaatcGACACTCAGCGCAATCCTTACACGATATGTATCACTTTaggtgtaattaaaaaaaattcctaatTTATAATTACGTAATTGTAATCAGATACTAATATTTCTTTAGATTTAATACAAAAGAGATTTTTGACCAACACTTGACGCATTCCTTACACGACATGTGTCACTTTGgtgtaactaaaaaaaattcctaattcataattatctaattgtaatcaaatacttAACCTTTAGATTTAATACATATACGAGTATCTCATTTTATATTAAGGTtccatatatatgatttataaatttttttttacaatgttaACATCAAAACGGAATACTAACTATCttaaaagataagatatattctaagtttttttcttttttgaacggcaaaaaagatatattttgagttttaaatatctaactaaacaaatatatatatatatatatatatatatatacaattcatGGGGTTTAATATAATATGTGAAAGCTTTTGTATCCAAATTTAGGTATCTAACCGCTATATATTCTTTATTAattatcatcaaatattatataatccgtacatcgtacggttATTaagattaataaaatatataaaaagaatagaacAATCTCGCATATATTTTCTACACAACattatatgtttaaaatgtTGTTTATAATGAGTTTCGGAATCCTgattttttcattatattaaaaacgtatgtattaataaaaattaattttctaaaaatacgaCAATCTCGTATATATTATCACATACAACATTAGAAAATACTTGGCTTGATACGTTTAACATGTTGTTTATAACGAGTTTCATAAATGATTTTTTCCTAAATTAAGATAAAAATTCACGGGGAAGAACTTAAAggttattacattttcattttgtcttaGACAAATAATATACTAGAACGGTACTTGTGAGATGCGGCGATATaatgacggcgacggtggtgatGTAATTGTGGTGGTAGCGGTGATGTGTGGTAGTGGCGAGTGAAGGTGGCGGTGGTTGCGGCGACAGGTGGTGGTGACATGCGGCGGTAGCTAGCTCAGCGTCAGCGGTGGGTAAttattggtgatggtggttgCGGCGGCGAGTAGTTCAGGTTATTGATGTTATATGGTTTTTATGAAtcattgaaacttaaaattcaatATTGATATTTAAAACTAAATGTTCAAACTCAAATTGATAGTATAGatacaaattatttatacaCAAACTAACAACTAATAATAATTCAGGTTTATAATTAAGCAAAATACTTTGCTACTTTGCATAATATAATAATGCATTGAAGccacaaatttaaaaaaatgatttgccATGTATGAGATAGATACATTGCATTAGAGATAGCGAATAGCTAGTTGGTGGCTGCTCATGTCTAAGTATACACATTCATTAATTTGATTAGACAATATATAAGTTAAACTTATGCTTACAAACAAATATTGGCATATTTATGACATAACGTATCTATAAAAGTTGTGGATTAGAACATTAAAAATTTGGTTAATGTTTCATATCATCGATCGATGGTGGTTATCtattaattttaaaactataaaaaacagAATTGCATTATTCATTGAGCGACAATACATAACATCATTTTAATCAAGTAATCAATGTTTATACTTCAGATAAGCTTTTTGTAAgtattcaaaatttgaaatttcatatttatattttcattagTATTTTTCTTGGTCTTTAGTTTTAATATATCTTATATGTCATTATCAACAACTAACACGCatttaatcataaaaatatgatatatttttgttgtCGTATGAGCGGATATAATTAATACTAGTTGTAAGAAGTTATATGCAGCTAAGTTTAAAAGCTCTAAGTCGATATAAATTAACAACATAACTTACCTAAGAgaataactttaaattttaatgatataaatgcTTGACACAAAAGCTTTGAACCGAGGCTACGGCTAGGAGCTTGAAGCTGGAACTTGGAAATGAGGTTAGGAATTGAGATTCTATTTCAACCCTTCTTACACAAGATTTTATTTAAGAGATCTTTCGGGGCTTTAGGAGCTTTTGGGGACTAGTGCTTTTAGTTTCAAGTGTATGTCCAAAGAGAGCTACTTTTTAAGAgataacttatatataaaatttggtAATTTTAAGCTCCTAAAAATTCCTTGCCAAACATACAAAGTCTGATTAATCATGCATGTTTAAGATAATCTAGTTAGAAATTGCTTTGTTACAAAATTTATTGGCTTAAATATTTTAAGGTTACCCGAAAATAATGATACAAGTTAATTAAGCTGctcacataattaaaaaaacccgACTCTTTCTAAATAGTCTTAACATAAATCACTATGCGTTTACCCACTTTTTGCTTAGAAATGCTAAGATATCACAAGACAAACGTCCTTATACATAAGGACAACGGTCGTGCCATGTCGTTCGAAAATCTCAAGTCTCAATTGTTCATGACTTTGAATAACTCATGAGTCATGACTTTAAATTCCACGTAGGCCCATTCGACAGCGACAGCGCTATTGATATTCATGATACCTTGAATTAAGTATCGTGGTAAGATACTGCTTAGGTCATCcgaatgtgtatatatacaaaagttGTATTTCTATGCATAAGTTATGTCAACTTTAATGATTTTACAGCATACCGTTATATTGAGATGCTCCCTAGCGCATTTACAATACATATCGAtttcctttttccttttctaactTACCGGTTATCTCTTCTCTTatctaaataaaaagaaacattgTTTGTAAAagaatatttacaaaaataatgaTGCGGCATAGATTCGATATTCCCCCCTTAATCGATCttcaataacataaaaataaactCGTTCAGAAGTGTCAGAAGTGTTAATATCTTATCTTGATTGTCCATTCCATACCCCCCCACCCCCACCAAAAAAATCGATTTTCCTTAGTATAAAAATAGCTACCAAAAAGTTTGGTTCAGACCCGTCCGAACCCGACCTGTCGGAGGGGTAACGGGTCGGGTCACTTCTCActagtttgattttgttgctttGTTAGGTCACGGGTTTGCACGGGtcggaaaatgattaatcctcttaaaaaTATAGCCAAAAATGTTGGAAAAATATTGAttcgtattataaatataatgtaaacatGATCAATAACACTAACCTGAagatcctgtggaacctgttaGTTGATTCAACATTCTTGCCATTGAGATTGGTTcccaaattaaggtgattataggttagatggggaagaagagaaaacacacacacaaattagAGGGTGGGGGGGCGAAATAATTATGTGATGATTAGTCACTAATGacttaattatgttatatttatatatataacatttatacttAGCCCCCTTGGTGTTTTGTGTGATGTGTATTATAAGTCTCTTTAAttctaatcacctaatgggaaaccctatattatgtcattaatagtaaatacgcccatcgtatatttaccgacataaggatttcaattatttgtcaattatcatatcggactgatatatgatcggtgaaggtcacaactacgtgagtccaacattctcccacttgaccaagcgatcatttatctatgagcaTCACAGTTAATCCGGCCaagataatactcattttgttttaaaccgaaatcatagccaataagtacagtcgtagagaagaacatcaactcaggacccccactagtcaaactatgactcaaatttaaaactaaataagcaatgatcaattgactgagacaaattttgttacaaTAATGTCTATACATCATTATGCATGCTGAATGTaaataatagacaaacaaaatctgaatacagaggaaatttttattaaatttaataataatgacctgacaagtacaatatgctattaaattaaatcttttGTGAGCCCCATCTTCGACACATGTCCTATGAAGatattaggaggaagacctttggtcatcggatccgctagcatatcatttgtacttatgtactcaatacaaagaacattttcctcaacctgttcgcgtacaaacagatactttgtatcgaggtACAGTCCAGCGCCAGTcgaactgttactgttcgagaaagttacggcagctgagttatcacagtaaagcttaAATGGTCTAGAAAAAGAATTGACGATTTTAAGTCCACTGACAAGGTTCCTTAACAACATTCCATGACAAGTGGCATTGTAAACGACAATATATTCAGCCATTATGGTggacgttgcagtcagttttTGTTTATGACTCCGCCAAGAGATAGGTCTGCCagctaacatgaaaatatatccagaagtagatttcttgtCCTCTTTGCTTTTAGCAAAATCGGAATCAGAATATCCTACTACTTCTAAGTCATCACTCCTTCTAAAAGTTagtttgtagtctttggtcccttgcagatatcgtagaacctttttagcCGCTTTCTAGTGTGCCAATCCAGGATTAGACAAATAACGTCCTAGCATACCGGCGATGTAAGCGATATCTGGTTGAGTGCAGACTTGAGCATACATAATGCTCCCAACTACTGATGcataaggtatcatcctcatctgctccttttcaatctcagtACTTGGGGTTTGCAAAAAAACCGAATACGTCTCCTTTAACTACTGGAGCTACAGTGGGCGAGCAGTCCTGCATTTTATAGCGTTCCAGAATACGGTCAATATAGGCCCTTTGAGAAAGACCCAGAACACCATTACGCCTATCCCGGTGTATTTTGATACCTATGACATAAGAGGCctcaccgagatctttcatgtcaaAATTCTGCGAAAGCATGCGCTTCGTTTCATGCagcatatccaagttgttacttgcaagtaGGATGTCATCTACgtacaaaacaaggattatgaagttactcccactgatcttgagataggtgcattgatccactGGATTCTTTAAGAAGTCTTGTCCTTTCATGACTTCATCGAACTTAAGGTACCATTGACGTGACGCTTGTTTCAACTCATATATGGACTTCTTcaacttgcagaccatgtgctctttaccttttggaatgaaTCCTTCAGGCTGCCACATGTATACGTCTTCTTCCAAGTCTCCATTAAGAAAAGCGGTCTTGACATCCATATGATGTAACTCGAGATCAAAATGAGCTACTAGTGCCATGACGATCCTTAGGGAATCTTTACGAGACACAggagaaaaggtctcttgataatcaatTTGAGTATAGCCTTTTGCAACCAGTCTAGCCTTATAGCGTTCAACATTTCCATTCGGGTCTAGTTTGGTTTTGAAAACCCATTTACAACTTGTTGGTTTGGATCCTTCAGGAAGttcaaccaagtcccaaacgtcGTTATGTTTCATGGAATTAAGCTCCTCAATCATGGCGTCATTCCATTTAGAGGCTTGGTTACTACTAATGGCTTCTTGATAAGAGgtaggatcagtaagctttccaatgtcctcatCTTCAGCTAAGAAGGTgacataatcatcaaaatttgtGGCCCTTCGTTGTCTGGATGATCTTCTAAGCTGAATTTCGGGTTATGTAACGGAAGGTCCTTCATTATTCGCAGCATCAACATTATGATTAGGAGGAGGATTCTGATTAGGAGAAGGAGGATCATTGATATTAGCAGCGTTGTGATTAGGAGAAGGTTGATCAGTGGTTTgagcagcgttgggtacaagaggaaTTATCGGAGGACTAATAACTGACGAGTGGTTTCCCCCCGCATCTTGTACATCATGCAAAtccaagttatgatttgtcgtgctcccactgatctctgagTTCTCA
Coding sequences within:
- the LOC122594374 gene encoding endoplasmic reticulum oxidoreductin-1-like, whose translation is MNNKKRWFGSVIVILIAIYFNPLLRWHSLNFYKTTSHLCTSQDTCEKAGIVEECCCDYKSVDDVIKAVLHPLLQTLVKTPFFRYFKVKLWCDCPFWPDDGMCRLRDCSVCECPEHEFPESFKNPSLHILPRDDPTCQEGKPEATVDRTLEAKWFRGWAEIDNPWTHDDETDNGEMTYVNLQLNVERYTGYTGPSARRIWDAIYSENCPRYAYGEVCPEKKVLFKLISGLHSSISTHIAKDYLLDETTYQWGPNIELMNDRVLKHHDRVENLYFTFLFVLRAVMKAAAYLDQAEYDSGNHVEDLKAQSLIRQLVHDSSLQVACALPFDEAELWQGQGGPKLRQQIQNQFRNISALMDCVGCEKCRLWGKLQVLGLGTALKILFSVDSQGTPDSHLQLQRNEVIALINLLNQLSESVKFVTKTRDKVTLKLPAKDFSLGHKQWGSLIAHWWKNLSKSN